TTTCAATGTACGCTTGAAATCAGGATCACCTAAACTTCTGTATTCTAAGATTATATTACCTGGATAAATGTCTCTATGAGTGATACCATACCTCCTTAAACTAATAATCCCATTAAGAATTTGAGCTCCTATCTCAAATGCTCTCTCGTTATAAAGATCTTCTTTAGCAATAGCCTTAATCGTATCTGAGAGTTTAGCTCCATCAACATATTCCTCTAAAATTGCATAGGCTTCTTCACCATCTACTTTAACAATATGGTATCCAGCATCATGAATTTGTACAATATTTTCTAAATCTTCCCCTATTAATCTCGCCATTAATTCTGCTTCTTTTGGACTGAATTTATCCCTGATAACTTTTAAAGCAAAATATTTTCTTAAGTCTGGTGAATAAACCGTGTATACTACACCGGATTTACCTTCATCTATTTTACGTACTACTTTATACGGTGAACTTATTCTGGCACATTCAAAAAGCTCTTCAAGGGACGAAACTTCATTGAATTCGACAATTTCTGTTAAAACTTGATAATTAATATCATCTTCTTTATCTATTAATGAACATAACTCATTAAAAAGTTCTTTTTTCAATTTTCCCCAGCAAATTTCTACCGAATTTAGATACGCTTCAAAAAACCTTGTTGCATCATTTTTGGTTCGTAAGGTAATGTAACTTCAGTCGCAGTCAATTTAGCAAGGTAAGGAAGTGTTTGATACATCCTAGATAATTGCATACTATTATCAGTATTATCAGTATCTTCAAGATATAATTTAGCAGATAATAATTCAATAAAACGAGAAGGATTTAAAGCAACCATTTCTTTTAAAGCTGAATCAAGTGTTCTTTCAAAGTCTGGACATAGATCAT
This portion of the Candidatus Woesearchaeota archaeon genome encodes:
- a CDS encoding protein kinase translates to MKKELFNELCSLIDKEDDINYQVLTEIVEFNEVSSLEELFECARISSPYKVVRKIDEGKSGVVYTVYSPDLRKYFALKVIRDKFSPKEAELMARLIGEDLENIVQIHDAGYHIVKVDGEEAYAILEEYVDGAKLSDTIKAIAKEDLYNERAFEIGAQILNGIISLRRYGITHRDIYPGNIILEYRSLGDPDFKRTLKILDFGIATDQEHQRQVDGRRYGTPSRTYANDLFSLGLIVFELYVGEHLLGEKEEDELTSQHADRIGRLKEVMFDEQGNLQPRYKAKIPDKIKPIVLPCLYGEDLETIKQGFVGAYSSAEFYFMNKLDLVRRVMELSFEVVNLKEDLAKHSFYKFDLTSRVRELEEEIAALKSHKT